One Dioscorea cayenensis subsp. rotundata cultivar TDr96_F1 chromosome 17, TDr96_F1_v2_PseudoChromosome.rev07_lg8_w22 25.fasta, whole genome shotgun sequence DNA window includes the following coding sequences:
- the LOC120280526 gene encoding transcription factor VOZ1, whose amino-acid sequence MVRGSKSVCRSASHQLFKDKAKNRVDDLQGMFTDLQLARKESRTGDVVVLEEQVHQMLREWKAELTDDSPASSLLGNAQVSSDLSSEIRRLLQLCEEEDDATSKLAELPPVNPKPEPLDVPEPDVQSLQDERIAPTFQQDYYVAQGIPEHGLLGVDQYKCAMPTGLHHGAMLEEATHLDYQQFHLHQESSHNYLIGFDTSGQSGREASHITEVIQAICPPPSAFVNPKCALWDCQRPALGSEWCHDYCSNFHATLALNEGPPGRTPVLRPGGIDLKDGPLFAALCAKTHGKNVGIPECEGAATAKSPWNARELFDLSILEGESLREWLFFDKPRRAFESGNRKQRSLPDYNGRGWHESRKQVMKDYGGLKRSYYMDPQPHSHIEWHLYEYEINNYDSYALYRLELKLVDPNKGTKGKVVNDSLADLQQQMGRLNAENPMDNKRSVKGRTKVNQKASVENVYTAPDITNEDNARNVYPADQMATMNGNVCYGPQMPYDFNVDSLNDFYRM is encoded by the exons ATGGTTAGGGGCTCCAAGAGCGTTTGCCGATCGGCTTCTCACCAGTTGTTCAAGGACAAGGCCAAGAACCGGGTTGATGATCTCCAGGGTATGTTCACCGATCTCCAGCTCGCTCGCAAGGAAAGTCGCACAGGTGACGTCGTCGTTCTGGAGGAGCAGGTTCACCAGATGCTCCGGGAGTGGAAGGCTGAGCTTACCGATGACTCGCCGgcttcttctcttctt GGGAATGCGCAGGTGTCTTCGGATCTTTCGTCAGAGATACGCAGGCTTTTGCAACTCTGTGAGGAGGAAGATGATGCTACCAGTAAGTTGGCCGAGTTGCCGCCTGTGAACCCTAAGCCTGAACCATTGGATGTGCCTGAGCCAGATGTTCAGAGCCTTCAGGATGAAAGGATTGCTCCTACCTTTCAGCAG GACTATTATGTCGCTCAGGGGATACCAGAACATGGATTGTTGGGGGTTGATCAGTATAAATGTGCGATGCCAACAGGATTGCACCATGGTGCCATGTTAGAAGAGGCAACCCATTTGGACTATCAACAATTTCATCTGCATCAAGAATCATCCCACAATTACCTCATTGGTTTTGATACTAGTGGACAATCTGGAAGGGAAGCTTCCCATATTACAGAAGTCATCCAGGCAATATGCCCTCCCCCTTCTGCTTTTGTAAATCCAAAATGTGCATTATGGGACTGTCAAAGACCTGCTCTGGGATCAGAATGGTGTCATGACTACTGCAGCAACTTCCATGCTACTTTAGCATTAAATGAAGGACCTCCTGGTAGGACTCCGGTGTTGCGTCCTGGAGGTATTGACCTGAAGGATGGCCCACTTTTTGCTGCTCTTTGTGCAAAAACACATGGCAAGAATGTTGGTATACCGGAATGTGAAGGAGCCGCAACTGCCAAATCTCCATGGAATGCTCGTG AGCTCTTTGACCTATCAATTTTGGAGGGTGAATCACTTAGAGAATGGCTTTTCTTTGATAAGCCTCGAAGGGCATTTGAGAGCGGGAATCGGAAGCAAAGGTCTTTGCCTGATTATAATGGTCGCGGATGGCATGAATCTCGAAAACAGGTGATGAAGGATTATGGAGGACTGAAAAGATCTTATTACATGGATCCTCAACCACATAGCCATATTGAGTGGCACCTCTATGAATATGAGATCAACAATTATGATTCTTACGCCCTGTACCGACTAGAACTAAAACTTGTTGATCCAAACAAGGGCACCAAAGGTAAAGTAGTTAATGACTCTCTTGCTGATCTTCAACAGCAGATGGGCAGACTCAATGCAGAGAACCCGATGGATAATAAACGTTCTGTAAAGGGTAGGACCAAAGTTAATCAGAAGGCCTCTGTGGAAAATGTTTATACTGCTCCAGACATAACTAATGAGGACAATGCTCGGAATGTTTATCCTGCGGACCAGATGGCTACTATGAATGGAAATGTATGCTATGGACCACAAATGCCCTATGATTTTAATGTTGATAGCTTAAATGACTTCTATAGGATGTGA